One part of the Suncus etruscus isolate mSunEtr1 chromosome 2, mSunEtr1.pri.cur, whole genome shotgun sequence genome encodes these proteins:
- the LOC126000312 gene encoding guanine nucleotide-binding protein G(I)/G(S)/G(O) subunit gamma-10-like, with protein sequence MSSGASVSTLQCLVEQIKLESAAAVEKIKVSWAAADIQLYCMQNACRMPCFGVPARSNPFREPRSCVLL encoded by the coding sequence ATGTCTTCCGGGGCCAGCGTGAGCACATTGCAGTGCCTGGTGGAGCAAATCAAGCTCGAGTCTGCCGCGGCAGTGGAAAAGATCAAGGTCTCCTGGGCTGCTGCAGACATTCAGCTGTACTGCATGCAGAACGCTTGCAGGATGCCCTGCTTTGGTGTTccagctagaagtaaccctttcCGGGAGCCCAGATCCTGTGTTTTACTCTGA